In the Acomys russatus chromosome 13, mAcoRus1.1, whole genome shotgun sequence genome, one interval contains:
- the Fancd2os gene encoding FANCD2 opposite strand protein, whose translation MAGYQLWSPWTPLDESFQWLRHTTPTPSSKHPFRASPCLPQTPSDLEVQLCFKEVTVVLDSPLVEPGESPKLPCHTSELRASNNKKGLVRKPQPVRLNGVDSVFGRVITAQPPKWTGTFRVSDKSAFCKIISREHQWPTGLKEPQIQMTVTMCKQMLRSILLLYATYKKCTFALQHSK comes from the coding sequence ATGGCAGGCTACCAGCTCTGGTCACCATGGACCCCACTGGATGAGAGCTTCCAATGGCTGCGGCACACAACACCTACCCCTTCCTCCAAACACCCTTTTAGGGCCTCTCCTTGTCTTCCCCAAACCCCTTCTGACCTTGAAGTACAGTTATGCTTTAAAGAAGTTACAGTTGTCCTAGACAGCCCACTTGTGGAACCTGGAGAGAGCCCCAAGCTACCCTGTCACACATCAGAGCTCCGAGCCTCGAATAACAAGAAAGGACTGGTGAGGAAGCCCCAGCCAGTCCGCCTCAATGGAGTGGATTCTGTTTTTGGTAGGGTCATCACCGCCCAGCCACCCAAATGGACTGGCACTTTCAGAGTTTCAGACAAGTCAGCTTTCTGCAAAATTATCAGCAGGGAGCACCAGTGGCCCACTGGACTCAAGGAGCCTCAGATTCAGATGACAGTGACTATGTGCAAACAGATGCTACGCTCAATCCTCCTGCTGTATGCGACCTACAAGAAGTGCACCTTTGCCTTGCAGCACTCCAAGTAA